A stretch of the Teretinema zuelzerae genome encodes the following:
- a CDS encoding exonuclease SbcCD subunit D, with product MKLLHTGDLHLGKTLHETPLIDDQKSMLEQLIAELARDDYAALLIAGDIYDRTIPGADAVELFSSFLGNLRTRFPDLAVCFIPGNHDSAQRLGFADTILKTRNIHVVSDPEQSFHPLIITGKTGERTALFLLPFLAAGTLSPEKLKEENGEAADAQQTTRIAHAATEPKAGEFDFGSKDDDASRTRSDSGAGNDEHQALMSQGELAAEASRRFSRVLSTPEMKQVPTVLVAHLYTQGGLQSDSERAFLGTAERVSPELFRDFSYVALGHLHRPQKAAERMYYAGSPLAYSFDEAGDRKAFLKVEIDCAAPGFPATVTQIPVKPDRAVVRLSGAFEDFYSKTTHDRHAADYLEITLTDEGMVANPMNLLRPKFPWLLSIRQGQCASGAQGSNGDGDAGRAEPAAAEAKRDPAADFDAFQIMLRGEADQQKSGLFRTLLKEASDEA from the coding sequence ATGAAACTGCTCCATACCGGCGACCTGCATCTGGGAAAGACCCTACATGAAACTCCGCTGATCGACGATCAAAAAAGCATGCTCGAGCAGCTCATCGCGGAACTGGCCCGGGACGACTACGCCGCCCTGCTGATCGCGGGAGACATTTACGACCGGACGATTCCGGGCGCGGACGCCGTCGAACTGTTCAGCTCGTTTCTGGGAAATCTGCGGACGCGCTTTCCGGATCTGGCGGTATGCTTTATCCCCGGAAACCATGATTCCGCTCAAAGGCTCGGCTTCGCGGACACCATCCTGAAAACCCGGAACATCCATGTCGTAAGCGACCCCGAACAATCCTTCCACCCTCTTATTATAACCGGAAAAACCGGCGAGCGTACAGCTCTATTTCTGCTCCCCTTTCTCGCGGCGGGAACCCTCTCGCCTGAAAAGCTCAAAGAAGAAAACGGCGAAGCCGCCGACGCACAGCAAACAACAAGAATCGCGCATGCCGCGACGGAACCGAAAGCCGGGGAATTCGACTTTGGATCGAAGGACGACGATGCAAGCCGGACACGGAGCGACAGCGGCGCCGGTAACGATGAACATCAGGCGTTGATGAGCCAGGGGGAGCTTGCCGCCGAAGCCTCCCGCCGTTTTTCGCGCGTCCTGTCCACGCCTGAAATGAAACAAGTCCCGACGGTCCTGGTCGCCCACCTGTATACGCAGGGAGGACTCCAATCCGATTCCGAGCGGGCGTTTCTGGGAACCGCGGAGCGGGTATCTCCGGAACTCTTCAGGGATTTCAGCTACGTCGCGCTGGGGCACCTCCACCGCCCGCAGAAGGCCGCCGAGCGGATGTACTACGCGGGCTCGCCGCTCGCCTACTCCTTCGACGAGGCCGGAGACAGGAAGGCCTTCCTGAAGGTGGAAATCGACTGCGCCGCGCCGGGTTTTCCGGCCACGGTTACGCAGATTCCCGTAAAGCCCGATCGGGCCGTGGTGCGTCTTTCCGGAGCCTTCGAGGATTTCTATTCAAAGACGACGCACGACCGGCACGCGGCCGATTACCTTGAAATCACATTGACGGACGAGGGAATGGTGGCGAACCCGATGAACCTCCTCCGTCCGAAGTTCCCCTGGCTTTTGAGCATCCGGCAGGGACAGTGCGCCTCCGGTGCGCAGGGATCGAACGGAGACGGTGACGCAGGAAGGGCGGAACCGGCGGCGGCCGAAGCGAAACGGGACCCGGCGGCCGACTTCGACGCTTTTCAAATCATGCTCAGAGGGGAAGCGGACCAGCAAAAAAGCGGTCTATTTCGAACCCTTTTAAAGGAGGCTTCCGATGAGGCCTGA
- a CDS encoding methyl-accepting chemotaxis protein produces the protein MRTGFKITLFSVSLIFLLCCTAGAFLLVVSPANRIQRSHDVLVALDGSLSDFQTELYRSVSAPAPSRREALAASLQSVQDSASRLASPGDLLAFGNEALIAELSSSADLADLLSRSSRVLPGYEDLSGDPSDQGLRASWYLSADALSSRIDSFRGLLADALAALNERILDYRILSFMVSAGIIVSTWLLGLFAVWLLSRSVSRATRQVTSLLECMSNGDFSSCAVELSEKPGNDAVSRMGDFVKSVHRLVSSVKAEASRTLETSTNLSSSLDNTSSTFEVVDGFIESIRNEVITLEEQVKIVKTGLDRVTTGLNSLDAGIMNQKEVVEGSMSSVDGMIGVISDMAEDLHRDEKVIQDLVRSSDQGQQLFSSTYQKITLISESISRINGMASVIENIAEQTNMLALNAAIEAAHAGDQGKGFAVVAEEITKLAEASSESSREIGSSIEEIVDNITQMASSSGDLEQAFEDIASHIGIVYSTIKNFADALVSSDRDSKQVRDTMKTLGEVSQNVTKNAGSMSEGAGAIAHSMRELDMISSRVFDGVTALSLMLDGLKDVMGEFKQQAESMKDSGAAMNETLSQLK, from the coding sequence ATGAGAACCGGTTTTAAGATAACGCTCTTTTCTGTTTCGCTTATTTTTCTTCTGTGCTGTACGGCAGGGGCATTTCTTCTCGTCGTGTCTCCGGCTAACCGCATCCAGCGCTCGCACGATGTTCTCGTCGCGCTCGACGGCTCCCTTTCGGATTTTCAGACCGAGCTCTACCGCTCGGTTTCGGCCCCCGCTCCAAGCCGCCGGGAAGCCCTCGCGGCCTCCTTGCAATCCGTGCAGGATTCCGCCTCCCGCCTCGCTTCTCCCGGCGATCTTCTCGCCTTCGGCAACGAAGCACTTATAGCCGAACTGTCCTCGTCCGCCGATTTGGCAGACCTTCTGTCGCGCTCCTCGCGCGTGCTTCCCGGCTACGAGGATCTTTCGGGCGATCCGTCCGACCAGGGCCTTCGCGCGTCCTGGTACCTGTCCGCGGACGCCCTTTCGTCGCGCATCGATTCGTTCCGCGGCCTTCTCGCAGACGCGCTTGCGGCCTTGAACGAACGCATACTCGATTACCGGATTCTCTCCTTCATGGTGTCCGCCGGAATCATCGTCTCGACCTGGCTGCTGGGTTTGTTCGCCGTATGGCTTCTCTCCCGCTCGGTCTCCCGGGCGACCAGGCAGGTAACCTCCCTGCTTGAATGCATGTCCAACGGCGACTTCAGCTCCTGCGCCGTCGAGCTGTCGGAGAAGCCGGGAAACGACGCCGTCTCGCGCATGGGAGACTTCGTCAAATCGGTGCATCGCCTTGTTTCCTCGGTAAAGGCCGAGGCCTCGCGCACGCTTGAAACAAGCACGAATCTCTCGTCGTCCCTGGACAACACTTCCTCGACCTTCGAGGTGGTGGACGGTTTCATCGAAAGCATCCGAAACGAAGTCATCACCCTCGAGGAGCAGGTGAAGATCGTGAAAACCGGCCTCGACCGGGTAACCACCGGGCTCAACAGTCTGGACGCCGGCATCATGAACCAGAAGGAAGTAGTGGAAGGCTCGATGTCCTCGGTGGACGGCATGATCGGCGTGATCAGCGACATGGCGGAGGATCTTCATCGGGACGAAAAGGTCATACAGGATCTTGTACGCTCATCCGACCAGGGCCAGCAGCTGTTCTCGTCGACCTACCAGAAAATCACCCTCATCAGCGAGAGCATTTCGCGCATAAACGGCATGGCCTCCGTCATCGAGAACATCGCCGAGCAGACGAACATGCTCGCGCTCAACGCGGCCATCGAAGCCGCCCACGCCGGAGACCAGGGCAAGGGCTTCGCAGTAGTCGCCGAGGAAATCACCAAGCTCGCCGAGGCAAGCTCGGAAAGCTCCCGCGAAATCGGCAGTTCAATAGAAGAAATAGTAGACAACATCACGCAGATGGCCTCTTCGAGCGGCGACCTGGAACAGGCCTTCGAAGACATCGCGTCGCATATCGGCATCGTGTACAGCACCATTAAAAACTTCGCCGACGCCCTCGTCAGTTCGGATCGCGACAGCAAGCAGGTGCGCGACACCATGAAAACGCTGGGCGAGGTGTCGCAGAACGTGACGAAAAACGCCGGCAGCATGTCCGAAGGCGCCGGGGCAATCGCCCATTCGATGCGCGAACTCGACATGATTTCCAGCCGCGTATTCGACGGCGTTACCGCGTTGTCCCTCATGCTCGACGGTTTGAAGGACGTAATGGGCGAATTCAAGCAGCAGGCCGAATCGATGAAGGATTCGGGAGCCGCCATGAACGAAACGCTTTCTCAGTTGAAGTAA
- a CDS encoding nicotinate phosphoribosyltransferase, whose amino-acid sequence MNANPLFTDFYELTMAQGYWKKGLNTQTVFDMFFRRPPFGGGFSVFAGLDPLLDTLENLRFGTDDIEYLSSLGIFERGFLDYLSGFRFTGDVLAMKEGSLAFPNEPLVRVHANAIEASVIEGLLLNIVNFQTLIATKTARIWLASRRGSLMEFGLRRAQGFDGAMSASRAAYIGGAAGTSNTLAGKTWGIPVMGTMAHAWVMSHPDEKTAFNAYAEQYPDKSVFLSDTYDTLGSGIEAAIDAGKKLAGKGKNFGVRLDSGDIQYLSVAVRKALDEAGLTKATITVSNELTEEIVESLVLNGSPIDFWGVGTHMVTGGSESSLTGVYKLSAKTGADGRLEPVMKLSENPEKATNPGVKQVWRLYNEDGSMEADILALEGEEIKTGREMRYFHPTNQGQSFTFAPASAEALLQPAMRAGKRLRAPAPLAEIRAWAGAQFDRIDPTYLRILNPHVYKVSLTENLRDMKCGFIAEYGRQK is encoded by the coding sequence ATGAACGCGAATCCTCTTTTTACCGATTTTTATGAACTGACGATGGCCCAGGGATACTGGAAAAAGGGCTTGAACACGCAAACGGTCTTCGACATGTTTTTTCGCCGCCCTCCCTTCGGCGGCGGGTTCTCCGTATTCGCCGGACTCGATCCGCTTCTGGACACGCTGGAAAACCTGCGTTTCGGGACGGACGACATCGAGTACCTTTCCAGCCTCGGGATCTTCGAGCGGGGATTTCTCGACTACCTCTCCGGTTTCCGCTTTACCGGAGACGTGCTCGCGATGAAGGAAGGCTCGCTCGCCTTCCCGAACGAACCGCTCGTGCGCGTCCACGCCAACGCGATCGAGGCCTCCGTCATCGAGGGGCTGCTGTTGAACATCGTCAATTTCCAGACGCTGATCGCGACCAAGACCGCGCGGATCTGGCTCGCGTCGCGCCGGGGCTCGCTGATGGAATTCGGGCTGAGGAGGGCTCAAGGCTTCGACGGAGCCATGAGCGCAAGCCGCGCGGCGTACATCGGAGGGGCCGCGGGAACGAGCAATACGCTCGCCGGGAAAACCTGGGGCATTCCCGTTATGGGCACCATGGCTCACGCCTGGGTGATGAGCCACCCCGACGAGAAAACAGCCTTCAACGCCTATGCCGAGCAGTATCCGGACAAGTCCGTCTTCCTCAGCGACACCTACGACACCCTCGGTTCGGGGATAGAAGCCGCGATCGACGCGGGAAAAAAGCTTGCCGGGAAGGGAAAAAACTTCGGGGTGCGCCTCGATTCCGGCGACATCCAGTATTTGAGCGTCGCGGTCAGAAAGGCCCTCGACGAGGCGGGACTGACGAAGGCGACCATTACCGTATCCAACGAGCTGACCGAAGAAATCGTCGAGTCTCTGGTATTGAACGGCTCTCCGATCGATTTCTGGGGAGTCGGCACCCACATGGTGACCGGCGGAAGCGAATCGTCCCTTACCGGAGTCTATAAGCTTTCGGCGAAGACGGGAGCCGACGGACGACTGGAGCCGGTCATGAAGCTGTCGGAAAATCCGGAGAAGGCGACGAATCCGGGAGTCAAACAGGTATGGCGGCTCTACAACGAGGACGGCAGCATGGAAGCGGACATCCTCGCGCTCGAAGGCGAAGAGATTAAAACCGGCCGCGAAATGCGATACTTCCACCCGACGAATCAGGGGCAGAGCTTTACCTTCGCCCCGGCGAGCGCGGAAGCGCTTCTCCAGCCGGCGATGCGCGCAGGCAAACGGCTCCGCGCTCCCGCCCCGCTTGCGGAGATCCGGGCCTGGGCCGGAGCTCAGTTCGACCGCATCGACCCTACCTATCTCAGGATACTCAATCCCCATGTCTACAAGGTATCGCTGACTGAAAACCTTCGGGACATGAAATGCGGATTCATCGCGGAATACGGCAGGCAAAAATGA
- a CDS encoding AAA family ATPase has protein sequence MRPEQLTLVNIGPFQGTHRIDFSVLGDIFLIFGKTGAGKTTLFDALSYAFYGDVPGARSGNPRSMRSHFALDGEESSVELIFSLSGKKYRITRIPPNEKIGVRSGKIQAVPEEAALDEWRDGGWMSRTSTNKSDTDKSILSLIGLSAEEFSRIVLLPQGEFARFLRQNSAERKEVLSKLFPVDSYARVIEIARSRARDAAAALKETEQNLASLRKEEDALPEGRSKEQAAEALASLRIARDALRRQYALRSETVAEARAASERKRRIGELEEEKKLLDSRKDLLDGLAARVRSSRKARPLAETADRLDGEKKKGAEREREIAETEKELIKTAEILSGLEGREAETARLAAEREELALRKERLRIAIDIAEKIEESGASLSEMKAALAQAKKDEEVQKTVLDDITEKLALLEKDAGNLDRYAQELQDARDALEETRRANALAEDCERERKAASAHQAAYEKVLAELETAQRDAEIARAELDDLREGARRAERESAAEQLAENLAPGMPCPVCGSLEHPAPAAKKAAAIPWAERIAAGERRLEALRKKLTELQRETAAREAGMKAARERLGELLPGNASCAALPAPEEAAKLLADAVTRANAAAERAGKARTAWRESEALRQKREAAQREAERIGARKTDINARAAEAKAALEAARGRWKEAGLEEGTDAGEAFEQCASRMLEIEQEISSRRERLENAGKRKTSLEATREALKKAMEESLPEIKRLETDFASAAAAAGFPDGEAVRNALLSHEEEEQADREIAAWNEKRHSLDGSLERLKTEHSLWKGPSEAEALAALGETEQAMREADRELEKNTAALAALENLERRRSVLEAERAERSLTAGRLQSLSDDLSGNNPARVSFDAWILGMYLEEITAYANLRLERMSEGRYRIQLNGSYRRGNALSGLELEIVDAWTGKVRPSATLSGGETFMASISLALGLADSIQSRSGGIQLDAIFIDEGFGSLDESSLERAVTILDEIRGSRMVGIISHVSELRTRIPARVEIVKTGTGSRIEQGEPE, from the coding sequence ATGAGGCCTGAACAGCTTACCCTCGTCAACATCGGGCCCTTTCAGGGAACCCATCGCATCGATTTTTCGGTTCTCGGAGACATCTTCCTGATATTCGGCAAAACGGGGGCGGGCAAAACGACGCTCTTCGACGCGCTTTCCTACGCCTTTTACGGAGACGTTCCCGGAGCCCGGAGCGGAAATCCGAGATCGATGCGGAGCCACTTCGCCCTCGACGGCGAGGAAAGCTCGGTCGAACTGATTTTCTCCCTGAGCGGAAAAAAATACCGCATCACTCGTATTCCCCCGAACGAAAAAATCGGGGTGAGGTCCGGCAAAATTCAGGCGGTTCCGGAAGAAGCCGCGCTCGACGAATGGAGGGACGGCGGATGGATGAGCCGGACTTCGACGAATAAAAGCGACACGGACAAATCGATTCTTTCGCTCATCGGCCTTTCGGCGGAGGAATTTTCCCGGATAGTGCTCTTGCCCCAGGGCGAGTTCGCGCGCTTTCTCAGGCAAAACTCGGCGGAGCGCAAGGAGGTGCTTTCAAAGCTCTTCCCGGTGGACTCGTACGCCCGCGTGATCGAGATCGCCCGTTCGCGCGCGCGGGACGCGGCGGCCGCCCTGAAAGAAACGGAGCAAAACCTCGCTTCGCTCCGGAAGGAGGAAGACGCGCTCCCGGAGGGCCGGTCGAAGGAACAGGCCGCAGAAGCCCTGGCGTCGCTGCGGATCGCGCGCGACGCTTTGCGCAGACAGTACGCCTTGCGTTCGGAAACGGTAGCGGAGGCCCGCGCGGCTTCGGAGCGGAAGCGCCGCATCGGGGAGCTCGAAGAAGAGAAAAAACTCCTCGATTCGCGCAAGGACCTGCTCGACGGTCTGGCCGCGCGCGTCCGCTCGTCGCGGAAAGCCCGGCCGCTCGCTGAGACGGCAGACCGCCTGGACGGCGAAAAAAAGAAGGGAGCTGAGCGGGAGCGGGAGATCGCGGAAACAGAAAAAGAATTGATCAAAACTGCCGAGATCCTTTCCGGCCTCGAAGGCAGGGAAGCGGAAACCGCCCGGCTCGCCGCCGAGCGAGAAGAGCTCGCGCTCAGAAAGGAACGCCTGCGCATCGCGATCGATATCGCGGAAAAAATAGAAGAGTCGGGAGCATCCCTCTCCGAAATGAAGGCGGCGCTCGCACAGGCGAAAAAAGACGAAGAGGTCCAAAAGACCGTTCTCGATGACATAACGGAAAAACTCGCGCTATTAGAAAAAGACGCGGGGAACCTCGACCGGTACGCGCAGGAACTCCAGGACGCGCGCGACGCCCTCGAAGAAACGAGACGAGCGAACGCGCTCGCGGAGGACTGCGAACGCGAGCGGAAGGCCGCAAGCGCGCATCAGGCGGCCTATGAGAAGGTGCTCGCCGAGCTGGAAACTGCCCAGCGCGACGCGGAAATCGCCCGCGCGGAACTCGACGATCTCAGAGAGGGAGCAAGACGCGCAGAGAGGGAGAGCGCGGCGGAACAGCTGGCGGAAAACCTCGCTCCCGGGATGCCCTGCCCCGTGTGCGGCTCGCTCGAGCACCCTGCTCCCGCCGCGAAAAAGGCCGCCGCGATTCCCTGGGCCGAGCGGATCGCCGCCGGAGAGCGGAGACTCGAAGCGCTCCGGAAAAAACTGACGGAACTGCAACGGGAAACCGCCGCGCGTGAGGCTGGAATGAAGGCCGCCCGCGAGCGGCTCGGCGAACTGCTTCCCGGAAACGCGTCCTGCGCAGCCCTTCCCGCCCCGGAAGAAGCCGCGAAACTGCTTGCCGACGCCGTTACCCGGGCGAACGCGGCCGCCGAGCGCGCGGGAAAGGCGCGTACAGCCTGGAGAGAAAGCGAAGCCCTCAGGCAAAAAAGAGAGGCCGCCCAACGGGAAGCGGAGCGGATCGGCGCCCGTAAAACAGACATTAACGCCCGCGCCGCGGAAGCGAAGGCCGCCCTCGAGGCGGCTCGCGGACGCTGGAAAGAAGCCGGGCTTGAAGAAGGAACCGACGCCGGCGAAGCCTTCGAGCAATGCGCCTCGCGGATGCTGGAAATAGAACAGGAAATTTCGTCCCGCCGGGAACGGCTCGAGAACGCGGGAAAACGGAAAACAAGCCTCGAAGCCACCCGTGAAGCCCTTAAAAAGGCGATGGAAGAATCCCTTCCGGAAATTAAGCGGCTGGAAACGGACTTTGCCTCCGCGGCGGCTGCAGCCGGTTTTCCGGACGGCGAAGCCGTGCGAAACGCCCTGTTGTCGCACGAAGAAGAAGAACAGGCGGATCGCGAAATCGCCGCGTGGAACGAAAAGAGGCACTCCCTCGACGGCAGCCTCGAGCGGCTGAAAACCGAGCACTCGCTGTGGAAGGGTCCGTCCGAGGCGGAGGCTCTCGCCGCCCTTGGAGAAACGGAACAGGCGATGCGGGAGGCCGACCGGGAATTAGAAAAAAACACCGCCGCCCTGGCCGCCCTCGAAAACCTCGAACGGCGCAGGTCGGTTCTGGAAGCCGAACGCGCGGAACGCTCGCTCACCGCGGGCCGCCTGCAATCCCTTTCCGACGATCTTTCCGGCAACAATCCGGCGCGCGTGAGCTTCGACGCGTGGATTCTGGGAATGTATCTCGAAGAAATCACCGCATACGCGAACCTCAGGCTCGAGCGAATGAGCGAAGGCCGCTACCGCATCCAGCTGAACGGCTCCTACCGCAGGGGAAACGCCCTTTCGGGCCTTGAACTGGAGATCGTCGACGCGTGGACGGGAAAGGTCCGCCCTTCGGCAACGCTTTCAGGCGGAGAAACCTTCATGGCGTCCATCAGTTTGGCGCTCGGACTCGCGGACTCGATCCAGAGCCGCTCGGGCGGAATCCAGCTCGACGCCATCTTCATCGATGAAGGCTTCGGCTCCCTCGACGAGTCGAGCCTTGAGCGGGCGGTGACCATATTGGACGAAATCAGGGGAAGCCGCATGGTCGGCATCATTTCCCATGTATCCGAATTGCGCACGCGCATCCCCGCCCGGGTGGAAATCGTCAAGACCGGCACCGGATCGCGGATAGAACAGGGAGAACCGGAATGA